A part of Clostridium novyi genomic DNA contains:
- a CDS encoding uracil-DNA glycosylase: MLQWKDLYKKCKDCSKCNLSNGKINMVFGEGNPKAKLMFIGEAPGADEDKTGRPFVGRAGQLLTKGLLALNLHREQDYYITNICKCRPENNRNPMEHEACACIPYLRNQVALIKPKIIICLGAIAGKYIINSNLRITRDRGKWIEKKGIYIMPIFHPAAILRDNSKKSLFWRDLKEIKRKFDEIK; the protein is encoded by the coding sequence GTGCTTCAGTGGAAGGACTTGTATAAGAAATGCAAGGATTGCAGTAAATGTAACCTTAGTAATGGAAAAATCAATATGGTTTTTGGAGAAGGTAATCCTAAAGCTAAATTAATGTTTATAGGTGAAGCACCTGGAGCAGATGAAGATAAGACTGGAAGACCTTTTGTTGGAAGAGCAGGACAATTATTAACTAAAGGATTATTAGCTTTGAACTTACATAGAGAGCAGGATTATTATATAACAAATATTTGCAAGTGTAGACCTGAAAATAATAGAAATCCTATGGAGCATGAAGCATGTGCTTGTATACCTTATTTAAGAAATCAAGTGGCATTAATTAAGCCTAAAATAATAATTTGTCTGGGAGCTATTGCAGGGAAATATATAATAAATTCAAACCTAAGAATTACTAGAGATAGGGGTAAGTGGATAGAGAAAAAAGGTATTTATATAATGCCTATATTTCACCCAGCTGCTATATTAAGAGATAATAGTAAGAAATCCTTATTTTGGAGAGATCTAAAAGAAATAAAAAGAAAGTTTGATGAAATTAAATAA
- a CDS encoding polysaccharide deacetylase family protein: protein MTLKKLFGRRLTGKFIGIIVGFIFIFSIGFLAGMNKTTIKPAGNKLTDTKSTEKTSTKDSSIANKTENNSSKPSTEQPKENKVIPSTAPLDPNKKIAYLTFDDGPTRKITPKVLETLDKYNVKATFFVLGQMAKANPDLLKQERAKGHAICNHSYSHDYKLLYSSANNFLQDFEKSAQIIKSILGDYNGKVIRFPGGSYGSKRAPYKQVAKNAGYTYVDWNALNGDAEHQHVPADQLVARVQSSTKGKNHVVILMHDAATKSTTLEALPRVIEYLKSQGYSFATLDESGNIPANLPSVHGPNEKATEVSKPTKTK from the coding sequence ATAACATTGAAAAAATTATTTGGAAGACGTTTAACTGGTAAATTCATAGGAATAATTGTAGGTTTTATATTTATATTTTCCATAGGATTTTTAGCTGGAATGAATAAAACTACAATTAAACCTGCTGGTAATAAGTTAACCGATACTAAATCTACAGAAAAAACTTCTACTAAAGATAGTTCTATTGCAAATAAAACAGAAAATAACTCTAGTAAACCTTCAACTGAACAACCAAAAGAAAATAAGGTAATACCTTCTACAGCTCCATTAGATCCTAATAAGAAAATTGCTTACTTAACTTTTGATGATGGTCCTACTAGAAAAATAACTCCAAAAGTACTAGAAACATTAGATAAATATAATGTAAAAGCTACATTCTTTGTTTTAGGACAAATGGCAAAAGCAAATCCAGACCTATTAAAACAAGAAAGAGCTAAGGGACACGCTATATGTAACCATAGTTATTCTCATGATTATAAACTTTTATATAGTAGTGCAAATAACTTTTTACAAGACTTTGAAAAAAGTGCCCAAATAATAAAATCTATACTTGGAGATTATAATGGAAAAGTAATTCGTTTTCCAGGTGGATCTTATGGATCAAAACGTGCTCCTTACAAACAAGTTGCTAAAAATGCAGGTTATACTTATGTAGATTGGAACGCACTAAATGGTGATGCAGAACATCAACATGTTCCAGCGGATCAACTAGTTGCAAGAGTTCAATCAAGTACTAAAGGAAAAAATCATGTAGTTATATTAATGCACGATGCAGCAACTAAATCAACTACCCTTGAGGCTCTACCAAGAGTAATTGAATACTTAAAGAGCCAAGGATATTCATTCGCAACTCTTGATGAGTCAGGTAATATACCAGCTAACTTACCAAGTGTACATGGCCCTAACGAAAAGGCTACTGAAGTATCTAAACCTACTAAAACAAAATAA
- a CDS encoding sensor histidine kinase, with product MKSIRNKVTLSYIGIIIFTVFISQIIVLTSIRKYFYDNARELLSNQIKLSAEFYSTYLSSIDIKENVENDVDIFWKNTNAEVQILDTKGNLLMDSMGYSPNDIKSSKDFKQALLGKLGFYIYKPTKSTENIMSISIPLKNGEKIQGVLRFVSSLNKIDKHISSIAFYFILVAIVVIIISSIISLILSKKITRPLKEITEGAEIFASGKFKEKIIKSSNDEFGKLADTLNYMSEELLKNEKLKTEFIASISHELRTPLTSIKGWTIALSLCDPNNKKEFEDGLKIIEEETDRLSSLVEELLDFSKLSSGKITLKKDFVNIYELLIYLQKQLSPRASKDNINLFLEYKCTVPNIYVDVNRLKQVFMNILDNSLKFTPNGGEIKIALSCTDDNVIINIKDNGCGIPPEDLPRVTEKFYKGKNSNSKNGIGLSICSEIISLHNGTLEILSEQYKGTEVIITLPLETF from the coding sequence GTGAAATCTATAAGAAACAAAGTAACTTTGAGCTATATAGGAATAATAATTTTTACAGTTTTTATATCTCAAATAATAGTATTAACATCTATAAGAAAATATTTTTATGATAATGCTCGTGAACTTTTATCTAATCAAATAAAACTTTCAGCAGAATTTTATAGTACATATCTATCTTCAATAGATATTAAAGAAAATGTAGAAAATGATGTAGATATATTTTGGAAAAACACTAATGCTGAAGTTCAAATTTTAGATACTAAAGGAAATCTCCTCATGGACTCCATGGGATATTCTCCAAATGATATAAAATCTTCTAAAGATTTTAAACAGGCTTTGCTAGGTAAATTAGGCTTTTATATTTATAAACCAACTAAATCCACTGAAAATATAATGAGTATATCAATACCTTTAAAAAATGGTGAAAAAATACAAGGGGTTTTAAGATTTGTATCTTCTTTAAACAAAATTGATAAGCACATAAGTTCTATTGCCTTTTATTTTATACTTGTAGCTATAGTTGTAATTATTATTTCTAGTATAATAAGCTTAATATTATCAAAAAAAATTACCCGTCCTTTAAAAGAAATTACTGAAGGTGCAGAAATATTTGCATCTGGTAAATTTAAAGAAAAGATAATAAAATCCTCCAATGATGAGTTTGGAAAACTTGCAGACACATTAAACTATATGTCAGAAGAATTGCTAAAAAATGAAAAATTAAAAACAGAGTTTATAGCATCTATTTCCCACGAACTTAGAACCCCTTTAACATCAATTAAAGGATGGACTATAGCCCTTAGTTTATGCGATCCTAACAACAAGAAGGAATTTGAAGATGGTCTTAAAATAATTGAAGAAGAAACTGATAGATTAAGTTCACTTGTTGAAGAGCTTTTAGATTTTTCAAAGTTATCATCAGGGAAAATAACCTTAAAAAAAGACTTTGTAAATATTTATGAACTTCTTATATATCTTCAAAAACAACTATCTCCGAGAGCTTCTAAAGACAATATAAATTTATTCCTTGAATACAAATGTACTGTTCCTAATATATATGTAGATGTAAATAGACTTAAACAAGTATTTATGAATATACTTGATAATTCATTAAAATTCACCCCTAATGGAGGTGAAATAAAAATAGCTTTATCCTGTACAGATGACAATGTAATAATAAATATTAAGGACAATGGATGTGGAATTCCACCTGAGGATCTTCCTAGAGTCACAGAAAAATTTTACAAAGGGAAAAATAGTAATTCTAAAAATGGTATAGGATTATCTATATGTAGTGAAATCATATCACTACATAATGGAACTCTTGAAATATTAAGTGAACAATATAAGGGAACGGAAGTAATAATAACTCTCCCTTTAGAAACTTTTTAA
- a CDS encoding response regulator transcription factor: MNHKHKVLVIEDELSISKFIKLVLQKQDFEVIQAFSGEDGIKKVTTENPVVVILDIMLPGIDGFKVCEILRKNHPKVGIIMLTALGQDVDKIKGLEYGADDYMIKPFNPLELAARVTSLIRRMSFSNDTSSRILISEPFKVDLNSKIAYKNEEKLNLTPKEFLLLKIFIENIGISLSRDKLLDLAWGYNFVGDPKIVDVNIRRLRSKLEDDPSYPKYLQTVWGTGYIWKEV, encoded by the coding sequence ATGAATCATAAACATAAGGTACTAGTTATAGAAGATGAACTATCTATAAGTAAATTTATAAAATTAGTTTTACAAAAACAGGACTTTGAAGTTATACAAGCTTTTTCTGGTGAAGATGGTATAAAAAAAGTAACTACTGAAAATCCTGTAGTTGTCATTCTAGATATTATGTTACCTGGAATTGATGGATTTAAGGTATGTGAAATTTTAAGAAAAAACCATCCTAAAGTTGGAATTATAATGCTAACAGCTCTAGGTCAAGATGTAGATAAAATAAAAGGTCTTGAATATGGTGCAGATGATTATATGATAAAACCTTTTAATCCTTTAGAGCTTGCTGCAAGAGTAACCTCTTTAATTAGGCGTATGAGTTTCTCAAATGATACTTCATCTAGAATTTTAATATCTGAGCCTTTTAAAGTTGATTTAAATTCAAAAATAGCTTACAAAAATGAAGAAAAATTAAATTTAACCCCTAAAGAATTTTTACTCTTGAAAATATTTATTGAAAATATAGGGATATCCCTAAGTCGTGATAAGCTTTTAGATTTAGCTTGGGGGTATAACTTTGTTGGAGATCCCAAAATTGTAGATGTAAATATTCGTAGACTCAGAAGTAAGCTTGAAGATGACCCTTCTTATCCAAAGTATTTACAAACAGTATGGGGTACAGGATATATATGGAAGGAAGTTTAG
- the metG gene encoding methionine--tRNA ligase: MHKGNFYITTPIYYPSAKLHIGNTYTTVAADAIARFKRLTGYDTYFLTGTDEHGQKIQRLAEAKGITPKEYVDEIVSGIKDLWKVMNVKYDKFIRTTDDYHVETVQKIFKKLYDKGDIYKGEYEGLYCTPCESFWTETQLVDGKCPDCGRPVEKTKEEAYFFKMSKYADRLIEYIETHSEFIQPESRKNEMLNNFLRPGLQDLCISRTSFNWGIPVSFDEKHVIYVWIDALTNYITALGYNQDNDELYQKYWPANVHLVGKDILRFHTIYWPIMLMALDLPLPKQVFGHGWLLVDGGKMSKSKGNVVDPVTLVNHFGTDAVRYYLLHEIPFGQDGMYTSETFIKKTNSDLANDLGNLVNRTIAMINKYFDGVIPAPTAKDDIDDELIKVALEIPERVERKMDLLKIPEALDEIWTLVRRSNKYIDETMPWALAKEEDKKERLGTVLYNLVESLRIVSVILSAFLPETSKKINAQLNVQLATWDSIASFDGTKAGTKVGEAVAIFPRIDVEKKLEELEKIQKEQMKTAQEVQSAQMEPIKEEITIEDFEKIDLRVVKVLSCEPVKKANKLLKLKVDLGGEERQVISGIAKHYKPEELVGKYVVLVANLKPVKLRGELSQGMILAASDDKEQLFVVNPGKLPTGSTVK; encoded by the coding sequence ATGCATAAAGGTAATTTTTACATAACTACACCCATTTATTATCCATCAGCAAAGTTACATATAGGAAATACATATACTACAGTTGCAGCAGATGCCATTGCTAGATTTAAAAGATTAACAGGATATGACACGTACTTTTTAACAGGAACTGATGAACATGGTCAAAAAATTCAAAGACTAGCAGAAGCAAAAGGTATAACCCCAAAGGAATATGTAGATGAAATTGTATCAGGCATAAAAGACTTATGGAAAGTTATGAATGTAAAATATGATAAATTCATAAGAACTACTGATGATTATCATGTTGAAACAGTTCAAAAGATATTTAAAAAATTATATGATAAAGGAGATATATATAAAGGAGAATATGAAGGTTTATATTGTACGCCATGTGAATCTTTTTGGACAGAAACTCAACTTGTAGATGGAAAATGTCCAGATTGTGGAAGACCAGTTGAAAAAACTAAGGAAGAGGCGTATTTCTTTAAGATGTCAAAGTATGCTGATAGACTTATAGAGTATATAGAAACTCATTCAGAGTTTATACAACCAGAATCAAGAAAAAATGAAATGTTAAATAACTTTTTAAGACCAGGTCTTCAAGATTTATGTATATCAAGAACTTCATTTAATTGGGGAATACCAGTAAGTTTTGATGAAAAACATGTTATATATGTTTGGATAGATGCACTTACAAACTATATAACAGCTCTTGGATATAATCAAGATAATGATGAATTATATCAAAAATATTGGCCAGCAAATGTTCATCTTGTAGGAAAAGATATATTAAGATTTCATACAATATATTGGCCAATTATGTTAATGGCATTGGATCTTCCGTTACCAAAACAAGTATTTGGTCATGGATGGCTTTTAGTTGACGGTGGAAAGATGTCAAAGTCAAAGGGAAATGTTGTAGATCCAGTAACATTAGTTAATCATTTTGGAACTGATGCTGTAAGATATTATCTTCTTCACGAAATACCATTTGGTCAAGATGGAATGTATACAAGTGAGACATTTATAAAGAAAACAAATTCAGATCTTGCAAATGATCTTGGAAATCTTGTAAATAGAACTATAGCTATGATTAATAAGTATTTTGATGGAGTAATCCCAGCACCGACGGCTAAAGATGATATAGATGATGAGTTAATTAAAGTTGCTCTTGAAATACCAGAAAGAGTAGAAAGAAAGATGGATTTATTAAAGATACCAGAAGCATTAGATGAAATATGGACTTTAGTTAGAAGAAGTAATAAATATATTGATGAAACTATGCCGTGGGCTCTTGCTAAGGAAGAAGATAAAAAAGAAAGATTAGGAACAGTTTTATATAATTTAGTGGAAAGTTTAAGAATAGTATCTGTAATACTTTCAGCTTTCTTACCGGAAACAAGTAAAAAGATAAATGCTCAATTAAATGTTCAACTTGCAACATGGGATAGTATAGCATCCTTTGATGGAACAAAGGCAGGTACAAAGGTGGGGGAAGCTGTAGCTATATTCCCAAGAATTGATGTTGAAAAGAAATTAGAAGAACTTGAAAAGATACAAAAAGAACAAATGAAAACAGCACAAGAGGTGCAAAGTGCACAAATGGAGCCTATTAAAGAAGAAATAACTATAGAAGATTTTGAGAAAATTGATTTAAGAGTTGTAAAAGTATTATCTTGTGAACCTGTTAAGAAAGCAAATAAGCTTTTAAAATTAAAAGTTGATTTAGGGGGAGAAGAAAGACAGGTTATATCAGGAATAGCTAAGCATTATAAACCAGAGGAATTAGTAGGAAAATATGTTGTGTTAGTTGCTAATTTAAAGCCTGTTAAATTAAGAGGTGAATTGTCTCAAGGTATGATTCTTGCGGCATCGGATGATAAAGAACAATTATTTGTAGTAAACCCTGGAAAACTTCCAACAGGAAGCACTGTTAAGTAA
- a CDS encoding DUF3298 and DUF4163 domain-containing protein, whose protein sequence is MNNFIYISLIISLLASSTPCFNTFNNTTKYNLTELTSNIFKNKVKIITKELEIKKDYFDSKLKFPIITGLKDENIEKQVNSMIENDVLKFRNKIKDLAKKNKEKSIKEGYELLPYVAYTDYKVSTIKDDFVSFYIDFYELTGGAHGSTLRKSYNIDLKTGKLLTLNDILKDIPNYKDIINKYIYNEISKKPDIYFVDSFKGITDNIAFTVEKDALVIYFQQYEIAPYSSGIPEFRIPFIKLSSF, encoded by the coding sequence ATGAATAATTTCATTTATATTAGTCTTATAATATCATTATTGGCTAGTAGCACACCTTGTTTTAATACCTTTAATAATACTACTAAATATAACCTAACTGAATTAACTAGTAATATATTTAAAAACAAAGTAAAAATCATCACAAAAGAATTAGAAATAAAAAAAGATTACTTTGATAGTAAACTAAAATTTCCTATTATAACAGGGTTAAAGGATGAAAATATTGAAAAGCAAGTAAATTCAATGATTGAAAATGATGTTTTGAAATTTAGAAATAAAATAAAAGACTTAGCTAAAAAAAATAAAGAAAAGTCAATAAAAGAAGGCTATGAACTTCTACCTTATGTTGCATATACGGATTATAAAGTGTCAACTATAAAAGATGATTTTGTAAGCTTTTATATTGATTTTTATGAACTTACTGGAGGTGCTCATGGTAGCACCCTTAGAAAATCATATAATATTGATCTTAAAACAGGCAAATTATTAACCCTTAATGATATATTAAAAGATATTCCTAACTACAAAGATATTATAAATAAATATATATATAATGAAATTAGTAAAAAGCCCGATATTTACTTTGTAGATTCTTTTAAGGGAATAACTGATAACATAGCCTTTACTGTAGAAAAAGATGCTTTAGTTATCTACTTTCAACAATATGAAATTGCACCATACTCCTCAGGAATTCCTGAGTTTAGAATTCCTTTTATAAAATTAAGTAGTTTTTAA
- a CDS encoding DUF445 family protein yields the protein MQYTKILFSAIVGAVIGYITNWLAIKMLFRPHKEKRIFGIKIPFTPGLIPKEQGRIAKSVGDAVGNHLLTKEAMVDALKDNKVDDKFKQLINKKIKSIINKNISIKDQLRNIIGVQFERIVFNSKNKLSNIILRTIRKEDFKVQFEDLIVDAIKVELRKSPKDIIESSYYNIVRRKLLNNSVDFKNSKEFKNYLEKGVQKKLIKFQNLDKSLNEVIPLGVVSSLKVYIYNKNHDISMGIKELLNDEKVQLKLQNVFSELMSSNLNPMVAMFLNPTTIYNKIHSVLNEHLDKEETQKEVALFVNDIVDKMLKLKVSNIISGLSEDAKVKNAEAISDFILKNILEDEVFDEILLKLEDKIKESGSIEELLAKLNINSYEILRNIIGNKVESILSSQEIIEKIAFYTDKIIDKILETKICDITKGKEEEILSVAHKMGENVFDKFVKNEANQFLDCFDISKIVENRINTFEVSFAEKIILEIASKELSAITWLGALLGFIMGLVSSLMAMM from the coding sequence ATGCAATATACAAAAATTTTATTTTCAGCTATTGTTGGAGCTGTAATTGGATATATAACAAACTGGTTAGCTATAAAAATGTTATTTCGTCCCCATAAAGAAAAAAGGATTTTTGGAATTAAAATACCTTTTACTCCAGGACTTATACCAAAGGAACAAGGAAGAATTGCAAAAAGTGTGGGAGATGCTGTAGGAAATCATCTTTTAACTAAAGAAGCAATGGTAGATGCTTTAAAGGACAATAAAGTTGATGATAAATTTAAACAATTAATAAATAAAAAGATAAAATCAATTATAAATAAAAATATTTCTATAAAAGATCAATTAAGAAATATAATAGGAGTTCAATTTGAAAGGATAGTTTTTAATTCAAAAAATAAGTTATCCAATATTATATTAAGAACTATTAGAAAAGAGGATTTTAAGGTACAATTTGAGGATTTAATTGTAGATGCTATAAAAGTAGAACTTAGAAAGAGTCCTAAAGATATAATAGAAAGTTCTTATTATAATATCGTAAGAAGAAAATTGTTAAATAATTCTGTTGACTTTAAAAACTCAAAAGAATTTAAAAATTATTTAGAAAAAGGTGTTCAAAAGAAATTAATTAAATTTCAAAATTTAGATAAGTCTTTAAATGAAGTTATACCACTTGGAGTTGTAAGTTCACTTAAAGTATACATATATAATAAAAATCATGATATTTCCATGGGAATAAAAGAGTTATTAAATGATGAAAAAGTACAACTTAAACTACAAAATGTTTTTTCTGAACTAATGAGTAGTAATTTAAATCCTATGGTTGCTATGTTTTTAAATCCAACTACTATATATAATAAGATTCATTCTGTTTTAAATGAGCATTTAGATAAAGAAGAAACTCAAAAAGAAGTAGCCTTATTTGTAAATGATATTGTTGATAAAATGTTAAAGCTTAAAGTATCAAATATTATATCAGGATTATCTGAAGATGCAAAAGTAAAAAATGCAGAAGCTATTTCAGACTTTATATTAAAAAATATATTAGAAGATGAAGTGTTTGATGAAATATTATTAAAATTAGAGGATAAGATAAAAGAAAGTGGAAGTATAGAAGAACTTTTAGCAAAGCTTAATATAAATTCATATGAAATATTAAGAAACATTATAGGAAATAAAGTGGAGAGCATTTTATCATCACAAGAAATAATAGAAAAAATAGCATTTTACACTGATAAAATAATAGATAAAATTTTAGAAACTAAGATATGTGATATTACAAAAGGGAAAGAAGAAGAAATTTTAAGTGTAGCTCACAAAATGGGTGAAAATGTATTTGATAAGTTTGTTAAGAATGAAGCAAATCAGTTTTTAGATTGTTTTGATATAAGTAAAATAGTTGAAAATAGAATAAATACATTTGAAGTTTCTTTTGCAGAAAAAATAATATTGGAAATTGCAAGCAAAGAATTAAGTGCAATAACATGGCTTGGAGCATTACTAGGTTTTATAATGGGACTTGTATCTTCTTTAATGGCTATGATGTAA
- a CDS encoding TatD family hydrolase — MIFDSHAHYDDESFNEDREEIIKQIKENGVVNVLNCGASMKGARDSLKLADKYDFFYAAVGIHPENAYELTEKNYEEIKHMSNHPKVRAIGEIGLDYYWEENPPREKQKEVFRKQMSLARELNMPVIIHDRDAHKDTLDIIKEFPDVKGVVHCFSGSVEFARECLKLGYYIGFTGVITFKNAKKAIEVAREVPMDKILVETDAPYMAPTPNRGKRNRSDYIEFIIEKIAEIKGISKEEVAKKTIENANNLLKIKS, encoded by the coding sequence ATGATTTTTGATTCACATGCGCATTATGATGATGAAAGTTTTAATGAAGATAGAGAAGAGATTATAAAGCAAATTAAAGAAAATGGAGTAGTAAATGTATTAAATTGTGGAGCATCTATGAAGGGAGCTAGAGATTCTTTAAAATTAGCAGATAAATATGATTTCTTTTATGCTGCTGTAGGAATTCATCCTGAGAATGCATATGAACTTACAGAAAAAAACTATGAAGAAATAAAGCATATGTCTAATCATCCTAAAGTAAGAGCTATAGGAGAAATTGGACTTGATTATTATTGGGAAGAGAATCCACCAAGAGAAAAACAAAAAGAAGTTTTTAGAAAGCAAATGAGCTTAGCGAGAGAATTAAATATGCCTGTTATAATACATGATAGAGATGCTCATAAAGATACTCTAGACATAATAAAAGAATTCCCAGATGTTAAGGGGGTAGTTCATTGTTTTTCTGGAAGTGTAGAATTTGCTCGTGAATGTTTAAAACTAGGATATTATATAGGATTCACTGGAGTTATAACTTTTAAAAATGCAAAAAAGGCTATTGAAGTAGCAAGAGAAGTACCTATGGATAAAATTTTAGTTGAAACGGATGCACCATATATGGCACCTACTCCAAATAGGGGAAAAAGAAATAGGTCAGATTATATAGAATTTATTATTGAGAAGATAGCTGAGATTAAAGGAATATCGAAAGAAGAGGTAGCTAAAAAGACTATAGAAAATGCTAATAATTTGCTAAAAATAAAATCCTAG
- a CDS encoding 3D domain-containing protein, with protein sequence MFNKIKDNITTYFSNGPKKIVFVSVLISICATLGVLISMEKSVRIVIDGKETSVMTYKSNVSSILNKNNIAIGPKDIVEPDLQSNVKTGDTIKIRKAINVQLAIGKEVKKVLTAADTVEEMLSQEKIALGKEDKISVPKEKVIKNGDKISITRVNTKIEKKIQSIEFCTEIKKDESLKDGVKKVVQEGKAGQREINEKVIYQNGKEVSREVVNQFIVQQPTKKVIAMGTAKERSARLSRGSSINHSKRLRMRSTAYTASYNDTGKRPGDSGFGITASGTRVKRNAGGYSTVAVDPSVIPLGTKLYIEGYGYAIAEDTGGAIKGNRIDLYFNSDSQVSKWGVRYVDVYIVN encoded by the coding sequence ATGTTCAATAAAATAAAAGACAACATAACAACCTACTTCTCGAATGGACCTAAAAAAATAGTTTTTGTATCCGTGTTAATCTCAATATGCGCAACGCTAGGCGTATTAATAAGCATGGAAAAAAGTGTAAGAATTGTAATTGACGGTAAAGAAACTAGTGTAATGACATATAAGAGCAATGTATCAAGTATACTTAACAAAAATAATATAGCTATAGGTCCTAAGGATATAGTAGAACCAGACCTACAGAGTAATGTCAAAACAGGAGATACCATAAAGATCAGAAAAGCAATAAACGTACAATTAGCCATAGGTAAGGAAGTAAAGAAAGTTCTTACAGCGGCTGATACAGTTGAAGAAATGTTGTCGCAAGAAAAAATAGCATTAGGTAAAGAAGATAAAATATCAGTGCCTAAAGAAAAAGTAATAAAAAATGGAGACAAGATATCCATTACAAGAGTAAATACAAAAATAGAGAAAAAGATTCAGTCCATTGAATTTTGTACTGAGATAAAGAAAGATGAATCATTAAAAGATGGAGTTAAAAAAGTTGTACAAGAAGGAAAAGCTGGACAAAGAGAAATAAATGAGAAAGTTATATACCAAAATGGAAAAGAAGTATCAAGAGAAGTAGTAAATCAGTTTATAGTTCAGCAGCCAACAAAAAAAGTTATTGCCATGGGAACTGCAAAGGAACGGTCTGCAAGACTTTCACGTGGAAGTAGTATAAATCATTCTAAAAGATTAAGAATGAGATCTACTGCTTATACTGCTAGCTATAATGATACAGGCAAGAGACCTGGAGATAGTGGATTTGGAATAACTGCATCTGGTACAAGAGTTAAAAGAAACGCAGGAGGATATAGTACAGTTGCTGTAGATCCTAGTGTTATCCCCCTTGGAACAAAATTATATATAGAGGGATACGGTTATGCAATTGCCGAAGATACTGGTGGAGCTATTAAAGGAAATAGAATAGATTTGTATTTTAATAGCGATAGCCAAGTTTCAAAATGGGGAGTAAGATATGTAGATGTGTATATAGTTAATTAG
- the rnmV gene encoding ribonuclease M5 — MMIKEVIVVEGRDDITAVKRAVDAEIIAVGGFGINKKVIDRIQEAQKRQGVIVFTDPDFAGEKIRRIISKRVKGIKHAYISKEEGLKDDDIGVENASPETIRKALEKAKCETKEKRNEFGPEDLFFFNLTGSKEAKQRREILGRELRIGYCNSAQFITRLNNYGIKKEEFVEALKKVNEEINNGKSNY, encoded by the coding sequence ATGATGATAAAAGAAGTTATTGTAGTTGAAGGCAGAGATGATATAACAGCAGTTAAAAGAGCTGTAGATGCAGAAATAATAGCAGTAGGTGGTTTTGGAATTAATAAAAAAGTAATAGATAGAATACAAGAAGCACAGAAAAGACAAGGAGTAATTGTATTTACAGATCCAGATTTTGCAGGAGAGAAAATACGCAGAATTATATCTAAAAGAGTAAAGGGAATCAAACATGCATATATAAGTAAGGAAGAAGGCCTTAAGGATGATGATATAGGAGTTGAAAATGCATCTCCTGAAACTATAAGAAAGGCATTAGAAAAAGCTAAATGTGAAACAAAAGAAAAGAGAAATGAATTTGGACCTGAGGATCTATTCTTTTTTAATCTTACTGGAAGTAAGGAAGCTAAACAAAGAAGAGAAATATTAGGAAGAGAATTAAGAATAGGTTATTGTAATTCTGCACAATTTATAACTAGATTAAATAACTATGGAATTAAAAAAGAAGAATTTGTAGAGGCATTAAAGAAAGTAAATGAGGAGATAAATAATGGAAAAAGTAACTACTAA